DNA sequence from the Acidobacteriota bacterium genome:
GTCGTCGTGATCCCGACCGGCAGCACTCTGACGGCACGCATCACAAACGTCAAAAAGGCAGCGAAAGGCGGTGAGCCCGGCCAGATCGACGTTTCCTTCGTTTCAGTCAGGCTTCCGAATGGGCGGACCCGTTCGATCAATGGATCGTTGACCGATCTGGAATCAGGTAAGACAAAGAGCGACAATGAAGGATCTGCGACCGCCTCAAAAATGAAGAACCGCAAGATCATTTTCATCGGCGGCGGTGCGGCCGGCGGAGCCGTTCTCGGCGCGATGGTCGGCGGCGGTAAAGCAACCGCTATCGGTGCCGTAATCGGAGCCGGAGCCGGCTTTCTCGGTGAGCGATTTTTGAAAGGCCCGGAAGCCGAAGTTAAATCCGGCACTGAATTCAGCGTATATCTGAATCAAGCTATCGCGATGCCGAGATTTGTTGAAGTAAATCCGTAATTTCAAAGCCCGTAAATTCAAAGAGGATGTCTGAAAACTAAACCCGGACTCCTATATTTTATAAATTTAGCCGCAGATGACGCAGATAGCGCGGATTTCAATCGGTTTTTTATCAGTTATCCGTTTTTATCTGCTTCATCTGCGTGATCTGCGGTTAAAAATGCTAGGTAGTCAACGATATCTCGACTTTTCAGACATCCTCTTTTTCTTTCTCTTCCACGTTCTTTCCGTGTCGCTCAGGGTACGAGAGCCAAGGTCATTCGATCTCGGTATGAACCAGAAACTCCGGCGTGACGATCACGGGCGAAAAGAAGCCGGCTGAGGTGTTGAAAAGCCGCAGCCTCGCCTGCTTTCGTACGTTAGCGAGGTGGCCGAAATTCCAGGTTACGATGTAATCGATCTTGTGAACCGCGGCGATGGCGACGTGGATGGCATCGGCGATATATTTGCGGTGAAAGATGCCGCGATCGATATATCCGTCAGCGAGTATCGCAACTTCCTCCGAGAGTTCGAGCTGCTTGAGCGGTTTGAGCAGATTAAGATAGCCGCTGCGGTGCGGCTCTTCCATTCGTTCGATCTCG
Encoded proteins:
- a CDS encoding type II toxin-antitoxin system VapC family toxin, with amino-acid sequence MKQSLYLETSVVGAYLDNGEPFRRDLTIRWWEHELAEYEVYSSILVQREIERMEEPHRSGYLNLLKPLKQLELSEEVAILADGYIDRGIFHRKYIADAIHVAIAAVHKIDYIVTWNFGHLANVRKQARLRLFNTSAGFFSPVIVTPEFLVHTEIE